A genomic region of Carettochelys insculpta isolate YL-2023 chromosome 7, ASM3395843v1, whole genome shotgun sequence contains the following coding sequences:
- the CISD1 gene encoding CDGSH iron-sulfur domain-containing protein 1 yields the protein MGLGSNSSVRVEWIAAISLAAGAAAVGYLAYTKLFSKDKCCKAMVNLHIQKDNPKVVHAFDMEDLGDKAVYCRCWRSKKFPLCDGSHTKHNDETGDNVGPLIIKRKEA from the exons ATGGGGCTCGGCTCGAACTCCTCCGTGCGCG TTGAATGGATTGCTGCCATTTCAttagctgcaggagcagctgctgttggCTATCTTGCATACACAAAATTGTTCTCTAAAGACAAATGCTGCAAGGCAATGGTAAATCTCCATATCCAGAAAGATAACCCCAAGGTAGTACATGCATTTGATATGGAAGATCTGGGAGACAAAGCTGTGTACTGTCGTTGCTGGAGATCTAAGAAG TTTCCATTGTGTGATGGTTCTCACACGAAGCACAATGATGAAACTGGGGACAATGTGGGGCCTCTGATCATCAAGAGAAAGGAGGCATAA